In Mus caroli chromosome 19, CAROLI_EIJ_v1.1, whole genome shotgun sequence, a genomic segment contains:
- the Kiaa2026 gene encoding uncharacterized protein KIAA2026 homolog isoform X3 gives MSVREPPGEMERAAEEERPPPPTGEGNEEEVVVVAAAARASGLVRRRSASSVDEEEEAVAAAETTVVAGGGCKEQELTYELQQGYRILGEFLQEKHRGLTAPFLQPLGGVAAGEEEVAEGRRSGGRGSRVPPQQPSQGMCLLKMEEKFSSGQYRGITEFVADFRLMLETCYRLHGVDHWISKQGQKLEMLLEQKLALLSRLREQERKEAEEACQKEVEEWERKLLAQAAPACMENMWEIPAIGHFLCLAQQILNLPEIVFYELERCLLMPQCNAFLSKIMTSLLSPPHRRPTLHRRPTLPYRTWEAVLRQKVQQWYTAVGQTENPDNCAEKLGLCPQFFKVLGEVNPLEERPFHELPFYQKVWLLKGLCDFVYETQKEVQDAVLGQPIHECREVILGYDYLENAYVHFPQFCGADVRIYKQRPFQAPEFPVPPIKVKRVPRIKLEKFKCDYANTSNGEHRCTREGLPLAFKKEQEIDFDPACCPAKMNFDNHDITVEMEVKSNCDIKAHRPCEIEKTDCCKENLQKPRSPGEVTGFGEPLSPGEIRFIENQEKYGEASKIKTESNLLKENALKSCQIHINGSHIDHPDINCHKVVRDILLEHSLQSHKKLKLTKMRAKKKKKKKKKLKDVLNENLQRKREGLHSLPFKSYKPEIQNKLLIIKKKGKHKKHKSGKKSISKKAITKKRKTVTKSPAVPEFQLICTNLDELRELITKIENELKDLENSRKKSGKWYHRRQAVKELHSTLIRLLNELLPWEPKLMKAFQRNRSRLKKDYDDFRRQPDHGPFTRELWATDECEGNPEREASKAEVSKSVDAAEPLDTLEKEQEDSDDMKLSEIGFPLGRSKLLKKELPSKDIVKTLPKTLKRQSKQSSYLDDSTKELSPRKKAKLSTNETSVENLDVNMQIECLKESKPPELPIPESFASKDSVPVSTLQKGTKPIQALLAKNIGNKVTLTNQLPPSTGRSVPAVEKPALSPEETSPLKPALSCLTSTKGPLQMVYKMPCGQWLPVDLHSSSLKIHMQPMVDSKTGEKMMQQVLILPKNFVIQHKEGKAVGKEIAPPQQKGTEHCSPCPQTSVNCSLVSVPITSVSTQLPNTVLNKTTTPSSNVSARSQPLSPVTSVSNALTSPVKTSQSEAGKVKSTISSTTFPQPNTSPTISSTVQPLLPATTLNESTDPGSSLPCFSQQTVDSSEAKQELKTVCIRDSQSILVRTRGGNTGVVKVQTNPEQNSPNSLSSSSVFTFTPQFQAFLVPKSTSCSASSQVAGVTTTSSLPSFSQAPTSVSISCGFHPPMGKNLKSTQGQTLSSGYVGPMIEKTSYMPTSPLKPSVSSSSPLKPSVSSSSLLPSTTNSSVSVISISTGNFGQTNTNVIHTSTKPQQVDYITKSYPVTRSEAPTAVNGDVVGETPGQRLMLVSAPSILPSGSGPSVNMAPEPTSAGVSTQKVVFINAPVPGGTSSSAIVAESLKQSLPSPLNKTYIKSPEQPQLVLIPSTVGAPIKINSSPTVSQIKDVKIGLNIGQAIINPPGNLPALSSINILQSVMPKGEDKSSKGCISPISPNSNSVPASSNIVNHSLPAASESARTANTFSGIGASVPLSSLSVTSSPASAGTRPPVLVSGNDTSSRIMPVLSNRLCPSNLGNTVAISTVKTGHLASSVLISTTQPTVSPKCLTPALQIPVTVALPTPVTTSPKIINTVPQSATIPGAMHPVSFSKRQSQTSLQFQSPGTTTIVPTNANTNKPPAELSPSASPGKIINISNVTSMPNQHMSPSLVKTTLSNNSIAGGSAIHTCSPPSNITSLAGAPFSEPCIQQKIVINTSTPLAPGTQIMMNGARFIVPPQGLGAGSHVLLISTNPKYGPPLVLNSGQSILATPVDNPVQKIIQTSNSSLSGQPFKHSVRNSPKIVNSLGSPSSLSAVHTPPHIVNTPAKVCVPPAPPAALTSVIKPSPATLLAKTSLVSAISSSNPPLPSSTSVLHLDTSVKKLLVSPEGAILNTIDTPAAKVSSLPLSLPPVVSASQSSASVFPASPSSGLEKPDTAAS, from the exons GCTTCgggagcaagaaagaaaagaagcagaagaagcttGTCAAAAGGAAGTAGAAGAGTGGGAAAGAAAGCTCCTTGCTCAGGCAGCTCCAGCCTGCATGGAGAACATGTGGGAAATTCCAGCCATTGGCCATTTCCTTTGTTTAGCCCAACAGATTCTAAACTTGCCAGAAATTGTCTTTTATGAACTGGAACGCTGTCTTCTGATGCCTCAGTGTAATGCCTTTCTCTCTAAAATAATGACTTCTCTACTAAGCCCTCCCCATCGCAGACCTACCTTACATCGAAGACCTACTTTGCCTTACAGGACTTGGGAAGCAGTGCTGAGACAGAAAGTACAGCAGTGGTACACTGCTGTGGGACAGACTGAGAATCCTGATAACTGTGCTGAAAAGCTTGGCTTGTGTCCTCAGTTCTTTAAGGTTCTTGGAGAAGTTAATCCATTGGAAGAAAGACCTTTTCACGAGCTACCTTTCTACCAGAAAGTATGGCTGCTTAAAGGACTTTGTGACTTTGTGTATGAAACACAGAAAGAAGTTCAAGATGCTGTGCTTGGGCAGCCTATTCATGAGTGCAGGGAAGTTATCCTTGGTTATGACTATCTGGAGAATGCTTATGTACATTTCCCACAGTTCTGTGGTGCAGATGTGCGGATTTATAAACAAAGACCCTTTCAGGCCCCAGAATTTCCAGTTCCACCCATTAAAGTAAAAAGAGTACCTCGGATTAAATTGGAGAAGTTCAAGTGTGACTATGCTAATACAAGTAACGGGGAACACAGATGTACTAGAGAAGGCCTGCCCTTGGCTTtcaagaaagagcaagaaattGATTTTGATCCAGCCTGTTGTCCTGCTAAAATGAACTTTGATAATCATGACATCACTGTTGAAATGGAAGTAAAATCCAACTGTGACATTAAAGCTCACAGGCCTTGTGAAATTGAAAAAACTGATTGTTGTAAAGAAAATTTGCAGAAACCCAGAAGTCCTGGAGAAGTTACTGGATTTGGAGAGCCACTCAGTCCAGGTGAAATAAGATTTatagaaaatcaggaaaaatatgGTGAAGCTtccaaaataaagacagaatccAATCTATTGAAAGAAAATGCTCTGAAATCTTGCCAAATTCATATAAATGGAAGTCACATTGATCATCCAGACATTAACTGCCACAAAGTTGTAAGGGATATATTGTTAGAGCACTCACTGCAAAGCCACAAGAAACTCAAGCTAACTAAAATGAgggcaaaaaagaagaaaaagaaaaaaaagaaattgaaagatgttttgaatgaaaatttacaaagaaaGCGTGAAGGTCTTCATTCTCTTCCCTTCAAGTCTTACAAACCTGAGATCCAGAATAAATTATTGAtcatcaaaaagaaaggaaaacacaagaagCACAAATCTG gaaaaaaatccatatctaaaaaagcaatcacaaagaagaggaaaactgTCACAAAGTCACCTGCTGTGCCGGAATTTCAG cttattTGCACTAATCTTGATGAACTCAGGGAATTAATCACAAAAATCGAGAATGAACTCAAAGATCTGGAAAACAGTAGAAAAAAATCG gGCAAATGGTACCATCGGAGGCAAGCTGTAAAAGAATTACATAGTACACTAATACGCCTTTTAAATGAATTGCTACCATGGGAACCAAAGTTAATGAAGGCTTTTCAGAGAAACAG GAGCCGCCTGAAGAAAGACTATGATGATTTCCGAAGACAGCCTGATCATGGTCCGTTCACTAGAGAACTATGGGCTACTGACGAGTGTGAAGGGAACCCCGAGAGAGAGGCTTCTAAAGCCGAAGTCAGTAAGTCTGTAGATGCAGCAGAACCTCTAGACACCCtggagaaagaacaggaggatTCAG atgatatgaagTTATCAGAAATAGGCTTTCCTCTGGGCAGAAGCAAGTTGTTGAAAAAAGAATTGCCTTCTAAAGATATAGTGAAGACACTGCCTAAAACACTTAAACGACAGTCCAAACAAAGTAGTTATCTAGATGATAGCACAAAAGAGCTTTCCCCAAGGAAGAAAGCCAAGCTAAGCACAAATGAGACATCAGTTGAGAACTTAGACGTCAACATGCAGATTGAATGTTTGAAAGAATCAAAGCCTCCAGAACTGCCAATTCCAGAGTCATTTGCCTCAAAGGATTCAGTACCAGTGTCTACTCTCCAGAAAGGGACCAAACCTATTCAGGCTTTGCTTGCAAAGAATATTGGGAACAAAGTGACCTTAACAAATCAACTGCCCCCTTCCACAGGTAGGAGTGTTCCTGCTGTGGAAAAGCCAGCTCTATCTCCTGAAGAAACAAGCCCCCTAAAGCCAGCATTGAGCTGCCTCACCAGTACAAAAGGACCTTTACAGATGGTGTACAAGATGCCCTGTGGTCAGTGGCTGCCAGTAGACCTTCACAGTAGTTCTCTCAAGATTCACATGCAGCCTATGGTGGATTCTAAAACAGGAGAAAAGATGATGCAGCAAGTTCTTATTCTGCCTAAGAATTTTGTGATTCAGCACAAAGAGGGGAAAGCAGTTGGAAAAGAGATAGCACCACCTCAACAGAAAGGCACAGAACATTGCTCACCTTGCCCACAGACAAGTGTAAACTGTTCCTTAGTATCTGTTCCTATCACCTCTGTTTCTACCCAACTGCCTAATACAGTTCTCAATAAGACAACTACACCTTCATCAAATGTGAGTGCTAGATCACAGCCTCTGTCACCTGTAACCTCTGTAAGTAATGCATTAACATCACCAGTTAAGACTAGCCAAAGTGAAGCAGGAAAAGTCAAGAGTACCATCTCGTCCACCACATTCCCCCAGCCTAACACTTCACCTACCATTTCATCAACAGTTCAGCCTCTCTTGCCAGCAACAACACTAAATGAATCTACAGATCCTGGCAGTTCCCTCCCCTGTTTTTCACAGCAAACTGTTGATTCTTCTGAGGCAAAGCAAGAACTAAAAACTGTATGTATACGAGATTCACAGTCAATTCTTGTTAGGACTCGAGGTGGGAACACTGGAGTTGTAAAAGTGCAAACTAATCCGGAACAAAATTCACCCAACAGTTTATCTTCAAGTTCTGTTTTCACCTTTACACCTCAATTTCAGGCATTTCTTGTGCCAAAATCAACATCATGCTCTGCTTCCTCACAAGTAGCCGGAGTGACTACTACATCTAGTCTACCATCTTTCAGCCAAGCACCTACGTCTGTGTCTATTTCATGTGGCTTTCATCCACCCATGGGGAAAAATCTCAAATCTACACAAGGCCAAACCTTGAGCAGTGGTTATGTGGGCCCCATGATAGAAAAAACGTCATACATGCCCACTTCACCCTTGAAgccttctgtttcttcctcttcaccCTTGAAGCCTTCTGTTTCTTCCAGCTCACTGCTACCATCAACAACAAATAGTTCAGTAAGTGTAATTAGCATATCAACAGGAAATTTTGGGCAAACCAATACAAATGTTATTCATACATCAACTAAACCGCAACAAGTAGATTATATCACAAAAAGTTACCCAGTTACAAGATCAGAAGCACCAACAGCAGTAAATGGCGATGTGGTCGGTGAGACTCCAGGTCAGAGACTGATGCTGGTGTCAGCTCCATCTATTCTCCCTTCTGGCAGTGGACCTTCGGTTAACATGGCACCAGAACCAACATCTGCAGGTGTTTCCACCCAGAAGGTAGTTTTTATTAATGCTCCAGTTCCTGGTGGCACTTCATCCTCAGCTATTGTTGCAGAATCATTAAAACAGTCACTTCCTTCTCCCTTGAATAAAACATACATTAAGAGTCCAGAGCAACCCCAATTAGTACTAATTCCCTCTACAGTAGGAgcaccaataaaaataaattcttcaccAACTGTGTCTCAGATTAAAGATGTGAAAATTGGACTAAACATAGGTCAAGCAATTATAAATCCTCCAGGAAATCTGCCAGCTTTGTCATCAATTAATATATTGCAGAGTGTAATGCCAAAAGGTGAAGACAAAAGTAGTAAGGGCTGCATCTCCCCCATCTCACCAAACAGTAACTCAGTTCCAGCAAGCTCAAATATTGTGAATCACAGTCTTCCTGCTGCTAGTGAGTCAGCAAGAACTGCAAATACGTTTTCAGGAATAGGAGCAAGTGTACCTTTGAGTTCCCTTTCAGTGACCTCCTCCCCTGCTTCAGCTGGGACACGACCTCCTGTTTTAGTCAGCGGAAATGATACCTCTTCCAGAATTATGCCTGTTTTGTCAAATAGACTTTGTCCATCAAATCTCGGGAACACTGTGGCCATATCAACTGTAAAAACAGGACATCTCGCATCATCTGTTCTCATTTCAACTACACAACCAACAGTGTCTCCCAAATGCTTGACACCAGCTTTGCAGATTCCTGTGACTGTTGCCTTGCCTACACCTGTAACTACATCTCCAAAAATTATCAACACAGTTCCACAGTCAGCAACAATACCAGGAGCCATGCACCCTGTATCTTTCTCTAAAAGACAGTCTCAAACTTCTCTCCAGTTTCAGTCACCAGGAACTACAACTATAGTGCCAACAAATGCAAACACAAATAAGCCTCCAGCTGAATTATCCCCCTCAGCAAGTCCAgggaaaataattaatatttccaATGTTACTTCTATGCCAAACCAGCATATGTCCCCTTCATTAGTAAAAACTACTCTCAGTAACAATTCTATTGCAGGTGGCTCTGCCATTCACACTTGTTCACCACCATCAAATATAACTAGTCTGGCAGGTGCTCCGTTCAGTGAACCTTGTATTCAGCAAAAAATAGTTATCAACACAAGTACACCTTTGGCACCAGGAACTCAAATCATGATGAATGGAGCCCGGTTTATTGTTCCGCCGCAAGGTCTTGGAGCTGGTAGCCATGTCCTCCTTATCTCTACTAATCCAAAATATGGACCTCCCTTAGTTCTTAACAGTGGCCAAAGCATATTGGCTACACCAGTAGATAATCCTGTCCAGAAGATCATACAGACATCAAATAGTTCTTTAAGTGGACAGCCTTTCAAGCATTCTGTAAGAAACTCTCCAAAGATTGTAAACTCTCTCGGAAGTCCAAGTTCTCTCTCTGCAGtccacacaccaccacacatcGTAAACACACCTGCTAAAGTCTGTGTTCCACCTGCACCACCGGCAGCATTGACTTCAGTAATTAAGCCCTCCCCAGCTACTCTCTTAGCTAAAACCTCTTTGGTTTCTGCCATTTCCTCCAGTAATCCTCCACTGCCAAGTAGCACATCGGTACTGCATTTGGATACCTCTGTCAAAAAGCTATTGGTCAGCCCAGAAGGAGCCATTTTAAATACCATAGATACTCCAGCAGCTAAGGTGTCTTCATTGCCTCTATCTCTTCCTCCAGTTGTATCTGCTAGTCAGAGTTCTGCATCTGTCTTCCCTGCCTCTCCGTCATCTGGTTTAGAGAAGCCGGACACAGCTGCATCTTGA